A portion of the Anoxybacillus gonensis genome contains these proteins:
- a CDS encoding DMT family transporter, giving the protein MLAAVSYAAHIVVTGQLTKHSDSIALGILQLSACGIISLFVSLWLESPTVPTSSAWVAIVALGILCSAIRLVVQTVAQKYTTATHAGLIFSLEPVFAVLFGYLFLGEVLSIKGYIFWHFIRRNAAETCKAIRAICRIKKLTCRQLVTV; this is encoded by the coding sequence ATGCTCGCGGCTGTTTCCTATGCGGCGCATATTGTCGTGACCGGTCAATTGACAAAACATTCCGATTCGATTGCGCTCGGCATTTTGCAGCTCAGTGCTTGCGGGATCATCAGCTTGTTCGTTTCGCTTTGGCTCGAATCGCCAACGGTTCCGACATCGAGCGCATGGGTGGCAATTGTCGCTTTAGGCATTTTGTGCAGCGCCATCAGGCTTGTCGTACAAACGGTCGCCCAAAAATATACGACCGCTACCCACGCTGGACTGATTTTCTCCCTCGAACCTGTATTTGCGGTGCTGTTTGGCTATTTGTTTTTAGGAGAAGTATTGTCAATCAAAGGGTACATCTTTTGGCATTTTATACGCCGAAATGCCGCGGAAACATGTAAGGCGATACGCGCCATCTGTCGAATAAAAAAGCTGACATGTCGTCAGCTTGTCACAGTTTAA
- a CDS encoding DUF3986 family protein, protein MKFDPNQHLHLGYYENNVDLEAVAYKIQNENKWVVFLDNEQNTTLVKKILDKYDFHEKYGYKIFTVDADDLSYEVGSKLFEEWLKANNII, encoded by the coding sequence GTGAAATTTGATCCAAATCAGCATCTTCATTTAGGATATTATGAGAACAATGTTGATTTAGAAGCAGTCGCATATAAAATTCAGAATGAAAATAAATGGGTAGTTTTTTTAGATAATGAACAAAATACTACATTAGTTAAAAAAATATTAGATAAGTATGATTTCCATGAAAAATATGGTTACAAGATTTTTACTGTTGATGCAGATGATTTATCTTATGAAGTCGGAAGTAAGCTATTTGAAGAATGGTTAAAAGCAAATAATATAATATAA